In Spinacia oleracea cultivar Varoflay chromosome 5, BTI_SOV_V1, whole genome shotgun sequence, a single window of DNA contains:
- the LOC110801962 gene encoding uncharacterized protein: MATDSFETHQDSYQNNGENGGNLDPYFIANSDSPTSSLVSAVFNGSNFLRWKRNVMRALIAKNKEGFVNGGIIKPAVNHKDYCKWKRADFMVVSWILSSMNNELADDFGYIDNAGELWKELNERFGQSNGPLIYQLKKEIDSLKQDNMTIVTYYGKLKKLWEEMQSLRAFPTCICGALNGCSCQILKKIAEFEEEDRMMKFLLGLNGGFEGTVTNVLSMDPLPSINRVFAITQQIEKQKEVSGAAVEASAMSSSAMAAQSYKGDQSQRFAGVKKDWKEIKKEKMHKICTHCKGKGHTVDQCFKLIGYPDWYNTIKASKGSQYQANGSRLVANVNSAADVGDNPLDDQLNGSRF, translated from the exons ATGGCGACTGATAGCTTTGAAACTCATCAAGATTCTTACCAAAACAATGGTGAAAATGGAGGTAATCTTGATCCTTATTTCATAGCTAATTCAGACAGTCCAACTTCTTCTTTAGTTTCTGCTGTTTTCAATGGTTCGAATTTCTTGCGATGGAAAAGGAATGTTATGAGAGCATTGATAGCTAAAAACAAAGAAGGTTTTGTGAATGGAGGAATTATCAAACCTGCTGTGAATCACAAAGATTATTGTAAGTGGAAACGTGCTGATTTCATGGTAGTGAGTTGGATTTTAAGCTCTATGAACAATGAGTTAGCAGATGATTTTGGATACATTGATAATGCTGGAGAATTATGGAAGGAATTAAATGAGAGGTTTGGACAGTCCAATGGACCTTTGATCTATCAACTGAAGAAGGAAATTGATAGTTTAAAACAAGATAATATGACTATTGTTACCTATTATGGTAAGTTGAAGAAGCTGTGGGAAGAAATGCAGAGTTTGAGGGCATTTCCTACTTGTATTTGTGGTGCTTTGAACGGCTGTAGTTGCCAAATCTTGAAGAAAATAGCTGAGTTTGAAGAAGAAGATAGAATGATGAAGTTTTTGTTAGGGTTAAATGGAGGATTTGAAGGAACTGTGACAAATGTGCTATCCATGGATCCTTTACCAAGTATAAACAGAGTTTTTGCTATCACTCAACAAATAGAGAAGCAGAAAGAAGTCAGTGGTGCAGCTGTTGAGGCTAGTGCTATGAGTAGCAGTGCTATGGCTGCTCAATCATACAAAGGTGATCAATCTCAGAGGTTTGCTGGTGTAAAGAAAGACTGGAAAGagataaagaaagaaaaaatgcaCAAGATATGCACACATTGCAAAGGTAAGGGGCATACTGTGGATCAATGTTTCAAGCTCATAGGCTATCCTGATTGGTACAACACAATTAAGGCCTCAAAAGGGTCACAGTATCAAGCAAATGGAAGCAGACTTGTTGCTAATGTAAACTCAGCTGCTGATGTTGGAGATAATCCTCTTGATGATCAGTTGAATGGTTCT AGGTTTTGA